From Longimicrobium sp., the proteins below share one genomic window:
- a CDS encoding Ran-binding zinc finger domain-containing protein, whose protein sequence is MAVREGRWDCPSCGAVGQFGRDVNCTGCGSPRPKGIRFYLPEDAPEVTDAARLEQARAGADWVCEHCGASARATDDDCPGCGAPRGSSPTQVTRRYGGGEVPRGGGAAPIQAAAALPPRPKKSRGGRTLAGALAVLVGFCAWTNRTRNVEAVVAAKEWQREVQVEEHRTVTESDWSLPSGGSLVRSYRDVRDWRQVIDHYETRTRQVSERVQTGTEQKVCGQRDNGNGYFEDVYCNEPVYETRYRTEEYQEPVYRREPIYATKYEYRIKRWVPDTLLAARGAADPPRWPAMRLDDDQREGEKKQRYVLTFRDGDDTYTAEVPLEAFAEHDVGERVRLLVKGKTVQLDTAQARSD, encoded by the coding sequence ATGGCCGTTCGCGAAGGACGCTGGGACTGCCCGAGCTGTGGTGCCGTGGGGCAGTTCGGCCGGGACGTCAACTGCACCGGGTGCGGGAGCCCCCGGCCGAAGGGGATCCGCTTCTACCTCCCCGAGGACGCGCCCGAGGTCACCGACGCCGCCCGGCTGGAGCAGGCGCGCGCCGGGGCCGACTGGGTGTGCGAGCACTGCGGCGCCAGCGCCCGCGCCACGGACGACGACTGCCCCGGCTGCGGCGCGCCGCGCGGGAGCAGCCCCACGCAGGTGACGCGGCGGTACGGCGGCGGCGAGGTGCCGCGCGGGGGAGGGGCCGCGCCGATCCAGGCGGCCGCCGCCCTGCCGCCGCGCCCCAAGAAGTCGCGCGGCGGGCGGACGCTGGCCGGCGCGCTGGCGGTGCTGGTGGGCTTCTGCGCGTGGACCAACCGCACGCGCAACGTGGAGGCGGTGGTCGCGGCCAAGGAGTGGCAGCGCGAGGTGCAGGTGGAGGAGCACCGCACCGTCACCGAGTCCGACTGGTCGCTGCCCTCGGGCGGCTCGCTGGTGCGCTCGTACCGCGACGTGCGCGACTGGCGGCAGGTGATCGACCACTACGAGACGCGCACGCGCCAGGTCTCCGAGCGGGTGCAGACCGGCACCGAGCAGAAGGTCTGTGGGCAGCGCGACAACGGGAACGGCTACTTCGAGGACGTCTACTGCAACGAGCCGGTCTACGAGACGCGCTACCGCACCGAGGAGTACCAGGAGCCGGTCTACCGCCGCGAGCCGATCTACGCGACGAAGTACGAGTACCGCATCAAGCGCTGGGTCCCCGACACCCTCCTGGCCGCGCGCGGCGCCGCCGACCCGCCGCGCTGGCCCGCGATGCGCCTGGACGACGACCAGCGCGAGGGCGAGAAGAAGCAGCGCTACGTGCTCACCTTCCGCGACGGCGACGACACCTACACCGCCGAGGTGCCGCTCGAAGCCTTCGCCGAGCACGACGTGGGCGAGCGCGTGCGGCTGCTGGTGAAGGGGAAGACGGTCCAGCTCGACACCGCGCAGGCGCGCTCGGACTGA
- a CDS encoding SGNH/GDSL hydrolase family protein, with translation MTVHRSGLLRAAARLRIRWRTLAALATLLAVSCAGGAGKAGTDGERGGAMRFLALGDSYTIGEGVAEGERWPARLAALLRGRGVEVADPEIVARTGWTTDELADAIDRARPRGPYALVTLLIGVNNQYRGRGVDEYRAQFRDLLERAVAFAGGEPGRVVVLSIPDWGVTPFAAGRDRAQIAAGIDAFNAAARKETASRGARWVDVTPRSRAAGGDPAYLVADRLHPSGRAYEEWARLALPAALAALGPPAR, from the coding sequence GTGACCGTCCATCGCTCCGGGCTCTTGCGCGCCGCCGCCCGCCTGCGTATCCGATGGCGCACGCTCGCCGCGCTGGCGACGCTGCTCGCGGTGTCGTGCGCGGGCGGGGCGGGGAAGGCGGGAACGGACGGGGAGAGGGGAGGGGCGATGCGGTTTCTGGCGCTGGGCGACTCCTACACCATCGGCGAGGGCGTGGCGGAGGGCGAGCGCTGGCCCGCGCGGCTGGCGGCGCTCCTGCGCGGGCGCGGCGTGGAGGTGGCGGACCCGGAGATCGTCGCGCGCACCGGGTGGACCACCGACGAGCTGGCGGACGCCATCGACCGCGCCCGGCCCCGGGGCCCCTACGCGCTGGTGACGCTGCTGATCGGCGTCAACAACCAGTACCGCGGGCGCGGCGTGGACGAGTACCGCGCGCAGTTCCGCGACCTGCTGGAGCGCGCCGTCGCCTTCGCGGGCGGCGAGCCGGGGCGCGTGGTGGTCCTCTCCATCCCCGACTGGGGGGTGACGCCGTTCGCCGCCGGGCGCGACCGCGCGCAGATCGCCGCCGGGATCGACGCGTTCAACGCCGCGGCGCGCAAAGAGACGGCGTCCCGCGGCGCGCGCTGGGTGGACGTGACGCCGCGCTCCCGCGCCGCCGGCGGCGACCCGGCGTACTTGGTCGCCGACCGCCTGCACCCTTCCGGCAGGGCGTACGAGGAGTGGGCGCGGCTCGCGCTCCCCGCCGCCCTCGCCGCCCTCGGCCCGCCCGCCCGCTGA
- a CDS encoding PA0069 family radical SAM protein, giving the protein MEWTHTYDDEGVVPDAPAQPLVKIRGRGAAWNPPNRFEPIEVLPDLDELDREYDEAAPGPRTVFLRDTSKSVIARNDSPDVPFDTSVNPYRGCEHGCIYCFARPTHEYLGFSSGLDFETRILVKEDAPALLRRELASPRWTPQTIAISGVTDCYQPVERKLGLTRGCLEVLAEFRNPVGIVTKNHLVTRDADLLGELASFGAAHVNVSITTLDEKLQRVMEPRTSTPKRRLQAIETLAKAGVPVRVLVAPVVPGLTDHEVPAILKASAEAGARGAGYIPLRLPYAIKDLFERWLETHFPERKDKVLNRIRAIRGGKLYDSTWEKRMRGDGVFAEQMRVLFEAACRKTGLDRDLPPLSTAAFRRPHDARGQLGLFDAA; this is encoded by the coding sequence ATGGAGTGGACGCACACGTACGACGACGAGGGCGTGGTCCCGGACGCGCCCGCGCAGCCGCTGGTGAAGATCCGCGGGCGCGGGGCGGCGTGGAACCCGCCGAACCGGTTCGAGCCGATCGAGGTGCTGCCGGACCTCGACGAGCTCGACCGCGAGTACGACGAGGCGGCGCCGGGGCCGCGCACGGTGTTCCTGCGCGACACGTCGAAGAGCGTCATCGCGCGCAACGACAGCCCCGACGTGCCGTTCGACACCAGCGTGAACCCGTACCGCGGCTGCGAGCACGGGTGCATCTACTGCTTCGCGCGGCCCACGCACGAGTACCTCGGCTTCTCGTCGGGGCTCGACTTCGAGACGCGTATCCTGGTGAAGGAGGACGCGCCCGCGCTGCTGCGCCGCGAGCTGGCCAGCCCGCGCTGGACGCCGCAGACCATCGCCATCAGCGGCGTCACCGACTGCTACCAGCCGGTCGAGCGGAAGCTCGGGCTCACGCGCGGCTGCCTGGAGGTGCTGGCCGAGTTCCGCAACCCGGTGGGGATCGTCACCAAGAACCACCTGGTCACCCGCGACGCCGACCTGCTGGGAGAGCTGGCGTCGTTCGGCGCGGCCCACGTCAACGTGTCGATCACCACGCTGGACGAAAAGCTGCAGCGGGTGATGGAGCCGCGCACGTCGACCCCGAAGCGGCGGCTGCAGGCGATCGAGACGCTGGCGAAGGCCGGCGTCCCCGTGCGCGTCCTGGTCGCGCCGGTGGTCCCCGGGCTCACCGACCACGAGGTGCCGGCGATCCTCAAGGCCTCGGCCGAGGCGGGGGCGCGCGGCGCGGGGTACATCCCGCTCAGGCTGCCGTACGCCATCAAGGACCTGTTCGAGCGCTGGCTGGAGACGCACTTCCCCGAGCGCAAGGACAAGGTGCTCAACCGCATCCGCGCCATCCGCGGCGGGAAGCTGTACGACTCCACCTGGGAGAAGCGGATGCGCGGCGATGGCGTCTTCGCGGAGCAGATGCGCGTCCTCTTCGAGGCCGCCTGCCGCAAGACAGGGCTCGACCGCGACCTCCCCCCGCTCTCCACTGCCGCCTTCCGCCGGCCTCACGACGCGCGGGGGCAGCTCGGGCTCTTCGACGCCGCCTGA
- a CDS encoding ATP-dependent DNA helicase RecQ, protein MTTIEEAVPGTTLPPAGAADLHAVLHQRFGLQEFRPGQETVIRALLERGGALAVFPTGGGKSLCYQLPALLLDGVTLVVSPLIALMKDQIDALGALGIDAARLDSSLTADEARAVEKRLLAGTLRLLYAAPERFNNERFLELLGRVRIALFAVDEAHCISEWGHNFRPDYLKLADTARALGAERVLALTATATPQVVEDVCASFGIARECAVVTGFHRPNLFLSVRPTPPAERDRALVEAVRSRPAGSGIVYVTLQKTAERVARLLADAGVEARPYHAGLGDEVRAQVQEWWKASDRAFVVATIAFGMGIDKADVRYVYHYNLPKGLESYSQEIGRAGRDGLPSTVELLGGLDDVATLENFAWGDTPTEASVRGLVDELLAAGPAFDVSVYDLSSRHDIRQLVVKTALTYLELLGVLRQGTPFYAGYRVRLRIAEAELFEKFAGERRSFVEGIFRAARSGRQWYTLSPEDVAAKLGAERGRVVRAVEYLGEQGWADVEVSDARQRFTRIAARPDADALVAELVERFARRERSEIGRVQAVVDLAGREGCITNGLLAHFGEVSEVPCGHCTFCDTGVPAAFPAPPALPPIDAPMRPHAAAFRALAEQHPEALAHPRQQARFLCGLTSPAVSRARLGRHPLFGALEDRRFAEVLAWCEGAE, encoded by the coding sequence ATGACGACCATCGAGGAAGCGGTGCCCGGGACCACGCTCCCGCCGGCCGGCGCGGCCGACCTGCACGCGGTGCTGCACCAGCGCTTCGGGCTCCAGGAGTTCCGGCCCGGGCAGGAGACGGTGATCCGGGCGCTCCTGGAGCGCGGCGGCGCGCTGGCGGTGTTCCCCACGGGCGGCGGCAAGTCGCTCTGCTACCAGCTCCCCGCGCTGCTGCTGGACGGGGTGACGCTCGTCGTCTCGCCGCTCATCGCGCTGATGAAGGACCAGATCGACGCGCTGGGTGCGCTGGGGATCGACGCGGCGCGGCTGGACAGCTCGCTCACGGCCGACGAGGCGCGCGCCGTCGAGAAGCGCCTGCTGGCGGGGACGCTCCGGCTGCTGTACGCGGCGCCGGAGCGCTTCAACAACGAGCGCTTCCTGGAGCTGCTCGGGCGGGTGCGCATCGCGCTGTTCGCGGTGGACGAGGCGCACTGCATCTCGGAGTGGGGCCACAACTTCCGCCCCGACTACCTGAAGCTGGCCGACACGGCGCGCGCGCTGGGCGCCGAGCGCGTGCTGGCGCTCACCGCCACGGCCACGCCGCAGGTGGTGGAGGACGTCTGCGCCAGCTTCGGCATCGCCCGCGAGTGCGCGGTGGTGACGGGCTTCCACCGCCCCAACCTCTTCCTCTCCGTCCGCCCCACGCCGCCTGCCGAGCGCGACCGCGCCTTGGTGGAGGCGGTCCGCTCGCGGCCGGCCGGATCGGGGATCGTCTACGTGACGCTGCAGAAGACGGCGGAGCGGGTGGCGCGGCTCCTGGCGGACGCGGGCGTCGAGGCGCGCCCCTACCACGCGGGGCTGGGCGACGAGGTGCGCGCGCAGGTGCAGGAGTGGTGGAAGGCGTCGGACCGGGCGTTCGTGGTGGCCACGATCGCGTTCGGCATGGGGATCGACAAGGCGGACGTGCGCTACGTCTACCACTACAACCTCCCTAAGGGCCTGGAGAGCTACAGCCAGGAGATCGGCCGCGCCGGGCGCGACGGGCTGCCATCCACGGTGGAGCTGCTGGGCGGGCTGGACGATGTGGCCACGCTGGAGAACTTCGCCTGGGGCGACACGCCGACCGAGGCGAGCGTGCGCGGCCTGGTGGACGAGCTGCTCGCGGCGGGGCCGGCGTTCGACGTGAGCGTCTACGACCTCTCCAGCCGCCACGACATCCGGCAGCTGGTGGTGAAGACGGCGCTCACCTACCTCGAGCTGCTGGGCGTGCTGCGGCAGGGGACGCCGTTCTACGCGGGGTACCGGGTGCGGCTGCGCATCGCCGAGGCGGAGCTGTTCGAGAAGTTCGCCGGCGAGCGCAGGAGCTTCGTGGAAGGGATCTTCCGCGCGGCGCGCTCCGGGAGGCAGTGGTACACGCTCTCGCCGGAGGACGTGGCGGCGAAGCTCGGCGCGGAGCGCGGCCGCGTGGTGCGCGCGGTGGAGTACCTGGGCGAGCAGGGGTGGGCCGACGTGGAGGTGAGCGACGCGCGCCAGCGCTTCACGCGCATCGCGGCGCGGCCGGACGCGGACGCGCTGGTGGCGGAACTGGTGGAGCGCTTCGCCCGGCGCGAGCGCTCGGAGATCGGGCGGGTGCAGGCGGTGGTGGACCTGGCGGGGCGGGAGGGGTGCATCACCAACGGGCTGCTGGCGCACTTCGGCGAGGTGAGCGAGGTGCCGTGCGGCCACTGCACCTTCTGCGACACGGGCGTGCCGGCCGCCTTCCCCGCCCCGCCGGCTTTGCCGCCGATCGACGCGCCGATGCGGCCGCACGCCGCCGCCTTCCGCGCGCTGGCGGAGCAGCACCCGGAGGCGCTCGCTCACCCGCGGCAGCAGGCGCGCTTCCTCTGCGGGCTCACCAGCCCGGCGGTGTCGCGGGCGCGGCTGGGGCGGCACCCGCTCTTCGGGGCGCTGGAGGACCGGCGCTTCGCGGAGGTGCTGGCCTGGTGCGAGGGAGCGGAGTGA
- a CDS encoding superoxide dismutase family protein encodes MRRAYALILPLAVCAWLAACGDEEEPITDRETAASAEFDSAAAAITPVDETVTDTIDTDADTAGRASATLRDAQGQELGTLALRQRGQGIVVEGRLSGLPEGQHGIHLHAVGRCDPPFESAGPHWNPTSRQHGTQNPQGPHAGDLPSLTATGDGIADVAGTTPAGRLSGAGGLLDADGAAIVVHEKADDNRTDPSGNSGARIACGVIQSAGAAGAGQPR; translated from the coding sequence ATGCGCCGAGCCTATGCCCTGATCCTGCCGCTGGCCGTCTGCGCCTGGCTGGCCGCCTGCGGCGACGAAGAGGAGCCCATCACCGACAGGGAGACCGCGGCATCGGCCGAGTTCGACAGCGCCGCCGCCGCCATCACTCCCGTCGACGAAACCGTCACGGACACCATCGACACCGACGCCGACACCGCCGGCCGTGCCTCCGCCACCCTGCGCGACGCGCAGGGCCAGGAGCTGGGCACGCTCGCGCTCCGGCAGAGGGGGCAGGGGATCGTGGTGGAAGGCCGTCTCTCGGGCCTCCCGGAGGGCCAGCACGGCATCCACCTCCACGCCGTGGGCCGCTGCGACCCGCCGTTCGAGTCCGCCGGGCCGCACTGGAACCCCACCAGCCGCCAGCACGGCACCCAGAACCCGCAGGGCCCGCACGCCGGCGACCTGCCCAGCCTCACCGCCACGGGCGACGGGATCGCCGACGTGGCCGGCACCACTCCGGCCGGCCGGCTGAGCGGCGCCGGCGGCCTGCTCGACGCCGACGGCGCGGCCATCGTCGTCCACGAGAAGGCCGACGACAACCGCACCGACCCCTCGGGCAACTCCGGCGCCCGCATCGCCTGCGGCGTCATCCAGTCCGCCGGAGCCGCCGGCGCCGGCCAGCCGCGGTAA